Below is a genomic region from Demequina sp. NBRC 110054.
AACCACTTACTGTCACCTATCGCGCGAGGCAGGTTCCGCGCCAGTACGGCAGCCCGTCCTACGCCAACGGAGCGCAGCGTGCCCGGTGGTCACCGAACTACGGGCCGAGACGACAGTCCGCGCGACCCGAGTGCGCGCACCCGTCGCCGAAGCGCAATTCACAGAAAGACAGGAACCACGGGTGAGCGACAACGAGCGCGACCCCACGCGCATCACTCCCGAGTACCTCACGGAGCTACTGCGAAGCATCGACCCCTCAGCCCCGAAGATCACGGACCCCGTGACGGACAGGAACAAACTATGACCTCCGACGACCTCACCGAGCTCGTCCACCTGATCGACCTCACCGCCGACGGCTGGACAAGCCTGGACAACGTAACCGCTGTTGCCACGGTGTACACAGACCCGCTGCGTATGGCGGTGGGCTCGATGCTCGACCGCCTCGACGGCCTCACGTTCGGCAGCGCGTGGGCTGAGTGGGCAGCCGCCAACCCTGCCCAAGCCGTGGCCATGCTCGACGCCCTGGTGCGGCTGGCCTCGACCCTGGGCGAGTCCAGCCTGCTGGCGCGTGCGTCATGAGCAGACGCGAGACTCACACCGGTTTTCTGACGCACCCCTGGCGGCCCCGCCCCCTCCTGCCTTCCGTACGAAAGGGTGTGAAATATCCAACAACTGTTGGATTACTCGAGGTCGCAGCGGGAACGAGCGCAGGGCGGCGCGACGAGCGCCGCCCTGCGGCGGCATCCGCGAGGTTCGCATCGTGAGCGCGACACAGCGGCGCGCGCGCCGCCGGTCATTCGGGTCTGTCGAGCGCCTGGCCTCTGGCCGATTCCGTGCTCGCTATACGGGTCCGGACGGGCGGTCGCGTTCGGCCCCGAGCACCTTCGCAACCAAGAGTGAGGCCGACCGATGGCTGACGCTGATCCGCGCCGAGCTGCTGCGGGGCTCGTGGACCGCACCCGAGGCCGCGAACATCACACTGGCCGACTACACGACCGCGTGGCTGCGCCAACGTACCCCGCAACTGCGCCCGCGGACCCTCGACCTCTACCGACGCCTAGTCGACCGATGGCTACTCGCGCCGGTCGGCGAGGGCCGCCATGCAGTCAGCCTCGGCCCTCTGCCGCTGCGCGCCCTCACCCCGGCCCTGGTGCGCGAGTGGCACGCGGCCGTGAGCGAAGCCGCTCACGCCTCCGCATCAGCTCGAGGCGTCACCGAGACCCGACGCACTCACCCGGCACGAGCGTGGGCACACGCCGCAGGCCTGACCGTCGCCCGAACCGGACGCCTCTCGCCCGCGATCGTCGACGCCTGGCACCAGGCGGGCGCACCCCGCCCCGCCAAGCCGACTCGCGAGCGCCCCAACGCGGGCTGCACCATTGCCGCGCAGGCCTACCGCCTCCTGCACGCGATCCTGACCACGGCCACCGACGACGAGCTGCTGACCGCCAACCCCGCCCGCATCGCCGGAGCCGGTCACGTCGCCCACCCCGAACGCCTGCCACTGACACCCCAAGAGGTCACTCGCCTGGCCGCAGCGATGCCCGAGCACTACCACGCCGCCGTGCTCGTCGCCGCCTGGTCAGGGCTTCGCCCGGGCGAAGTGTTCGCCCTCAGACGCCGAGACCTCGACCTCGCCAGGGGCCGCCTGAGCGTGCGTCAAACCCTAGTGGAGGTCGCAGGCCACCCGGTCGCGTACGGACCGCCCAAGACCGCCGCAGGACGACGCACCGTGGCCTTGCCCGTCATCGTCACCAACGCCCTCACCGAGCACCTGGAACGCCATACCAACCCCGGCACCGACGCGCTCGTGTTCACCACCACCACAGGCCTGCCCGTGACCTCCGCGACCCGCTCCCACGCCATGCGAACCGCCCGAACCGCCATCGGACGTCCCGACATCACCTGGCACCACCTACGCCACACCGGAGCCACCCTTGCCGCCCAAGCCGGGGCCACGCCTGCCGAACTCATGGCCCGCATCGGCCACACCAGCACTCGCGCCGCCCACATTTACCAACACGCCACCCTCGACCGCGATGCTCACATCGCGGTAGCGCTCGATGCGCTCGCGCGTAGATAGTTCGGCAACTACGAAAGCCAAGTGAGTGCGCAGCACCGCGCCTTTGTCTCACCAGAGCCGCAGGGGCAAGGCTGATCGGCTGGCACTGCGGCCCAAAGCGCGGGAAGTTCGAGATCGATCGCAGGCTGTGCGCCGAGGTATCCGCCCACGAGCGGGTCGTCCCAGAAGTGCCCTGCCAGGAGCTTCCAACCTCTCTTCGTGAAGAACCCATCGGGCCCGTCACGGAAGTGGATCGAGTTCGGAATGTGCCAGGCGATTCCGCCGAGGATCAACTCGGAGAGTTGGCGGCTCACGCCCGTCGGCGGAATTGCCTTGGGGTTGGGTGGGGTTGTGTGGCCGGTAGGCGCGATGAACGAGTAGAGCCGCACACCGAACGGCGGCAGAATGCGCGAGTAGTCGTCCCGGT
It encodes:
- a CDS encoding site-specific integrase yields the protein MSATQRRARRRSFGSVERLASGRFRARYTGPDGRSRSAPSTFATKSEADRWLTLIRAELLRGSWTAPEAANITLADYTTAWLRQRTPQLRPRTLDLYRRLVDRWLLAPVGEGRHAVSLGPLPLRALTPALVREWHAAVSEAAHASASARGVTETRRTHPARAWAHAAGLTVARTGRLSPAIVDAWHQAGAPRPAKPTRERPNAGCTIAAQAYRLLHAILTTATDDELLTANPARIAGAGHVAHPERLPLTPQEVTRLAAAMPEHYHAAVLVAAWSGLRPGEVFALRRRDLDLARGRLSVRQTLVEVAGHPVAYGPPKTAAGRRTVALPVIVTNALTEHLERHTNPGTDALVFTTTTGLPVTSATRSHAMRTARTAIGRPDITWHHLRHTGATLAAQAGATPAELMARIGHTSTRAAHIYQHATLDRDAHIAVALDALARR
- a CDS encoding SEC-C domain-containing protein, translating into MPRFAGKHAKAEQRSMQNLGMKPKGAFYRGKPGDAVTGADQDLPKHYLLCEDCEKRMSQGERLLEMLANSGPDQVRQAGIEIQRFDAFGWHLSGDALVPIQRALLGTLVRIHHAPSMRGRLTQKNELDLADRVNRDDYSRILPPFGVRLYSFIAPTGHTTPPNPKAIPPTGVSRQLSELILGGIAWHIPNSIHFRDGPDGFFTKRGWKLLAGHFWDDPLVGGYLGAQPAIDLELPALWAAVPADQPCPCGSGETKARCCALTWLS